Proteins found in one Geobacillus thermoleovorans genomic segment:
- a CDS encoding replication initiation protein, with product MQTPAVQPQYNSAVTKSNALIEANYKLSTIEQKIILYIISQIRKDDADFKMYKLPIQEFSELLGYRGSPKYTELREITKNLMRKVLEIREGQKLKQLSWVSYVEYDEHSGYVSLAFDPRLKPYLLQLKREFTTYRLKNVMELKSSYSIRMYELLKRWQYMGEVVIRLDDLRMMVGAGDKYSEYHNFKKRVLNPAKKEIAEKTDIMFTYEEIREKRKVAAIRFQIREKVVEPVVVALEEKKEAQADDRYLQFLAVVQAYDRYITEQQFTKIAVLAQKAFGGNWMDELIQTARRIMQRNDIREPIAFLTYFLNEKVQRIQVGIDPNEVTIHSHGGARFVRREIVPDWLRGYEEQLAAESAKSKEVDEDIEQMRRELEERLKKYKD from the coding sequence ATGCAGACTCCGGCTGTCCAGCCGCAGTACAACAGCGCCGTGACGAAGTCCAATGCGCTGATTGAGGCGAACTATAAGCTGTCCACTATCGAACAGAAGATCATCTTGTATATCATCAGCCAGATTCGCAAAGATGACGCCGATTTTAAAATGTATAAGCTGCCGATACAGGAGTTCTCTGAATTGCTGGGATATCGGGGAAGCCCTAAATACACGGAGCTTCGGGAGATCACGAAAAATTTGATGCGCAAGGTGCTTGAGATCAGAGAAGGCCAGAAGCTCAAACAGCTGAGTTGGGTTTCATACGTGGAATACGACGAGCATTCCGGCTATGTCAGCTTGGCCTTTGATCCCCGCTTGAAGCCCTACCTCCTGCAGCTGAAAAGGGAATTTACGACCTATCGCCTGAAGAATGTGATGGAACTGAAAAGCTCTTACTCCATCCGTATGTACGAGCTTTTAAAACGTTGGCAGTATATGGGCGAGGTCGTGATTCGTCTGGATGATTTGCGGATGATGGTTGGAGCAGGGGACAAGTATTCAGAATACCACAATTTCAAAAAACGAGTGCTTAATCCCGCCAAGAAGGAGATTGCGGAGAAGACGGACATCATGTTCACATACGAGGAGATAAGGGAAAAACGCAAAGTTGCGGCGATCCGCTTTCAAATCAGAGAGAAAGTCGTTGAGCCGGTTGTCGTTGCCTTGGAAGAGAAAAAGGAAGCTCAAGCAGATGATCGGTATTTGCAGTTTTTGGCTGTAGTGCAGGCTTATGACCGGTACATAACAGAACAGCAATTCACGAAGATAGCGGTCTTGGCTCAAAAAGCTTTCGGCGGAAACTGGATGGATGAGCTCATTCAAACGGCAAGGCGCATTATGCAACGCAATGACATCCGCGAACCAATTGCTTTTCTGACCTATTTCTTGAATGAAAAAGTGCAACGGATTCAGGTCGGGATCGATCCAAATGAGGTGACCATTCACAGCCATGGAGGCGCTAGATTCGTCCGCCGCGAGATCGTGCCGGACTGGCTCCGGGGCTACGAAGAGCAGCTTGCTGCCGAAAGCGCCAAAAGCAAAGAGGTTGATGAAGATATCGAACAGATGCGACGTGAGCTTGAGGAGCGGTTAAAGAAATACAAAGACTAA
- a CDS encoding replication protein — translation MENLKLENMEISPLDRAKRHVWIQHRGASGWITLAKKEPDGGWRQYHYQPNELAVELPKWLGEDVYFSQNTFYKPQRRIENIRQLRALYVDVDCHTIGYEPEWVVGKLDIEVFYDNILPEPNLIIFSGRGIVCVWLIEPVPYKALPLWKAVENYFYEQLSYVGADKKSLDPTRVFRIDGSVNSKSKREVVVEYRHGDRYVLRDLQYEYLPELTRAETGKKGRKGKLVRLHNIQTLHYARLLDLIRLAELRNYDLKGYRELFCFLYRYWSCCLTDDPDEALRQMIELNAGFKEPLSEKEVIRATKSAEKAWMAKNDAKANEEARKKGYPGAGYNLKNSTIIRWLDITPEEQRHLQTIIDANEKRRRKRERDRARTGELRRGQGRRQGRSTSRNNGSERRTRHGNCRRQWSDTLTRQISIWP, via the coding sequence GTGGAGAATTTGAAGCTGGAGAATATGGAAATTTCCCCTTTGGATCGCGCAAAGCGGCATGTATGGATTCAACACCGCGGCGCCTCAGGATGGATCACGCTGGCGAAGAAGGAGCCGGATGGGGGATGGAGGCAGTATCACTACCAGCCCAACGAATTGGCTGTAGAACTGCCTAAATGGCTTGGAGAGGACGTCTATTTTAGCCAGAATACCTTTTATAAGCCTCAACGAAGAATCGAGAATATAAGGCAGCTGAGGGCTCTGTACGTGGATGTGGATTGCCATACGATTGGCTATGAGCCGGAGTGGGTGGTCGGGAAGCTGGACATCGAGGTATTCTATGACAATATCTTGCCTGAACCTAATCTCATCATTTTCTCGGGTCGCGGAATCGTATGCGTTTGGTTGATCGAGCCGGTCCCGTACAAGGCCTTGCCGCTGTGGAAGGCGGTGGAGAACTATTTTTATGAGCAACTTAGCTATGTGGGGGCGGACAAGAAGTCGCTGGATCCGACCAGGGTGTTCCGGATCGACGGGTCGGTCAACTCCAAGAGCAAAAGGGAGGTCGTCGTCGAGTACCGGCACGGCGACAGGTATGTCCTCCGTGACTTGCAATATGAGTACTTGCCGGAATTGACAAGGGCGGAGACAGGGAAGAAAGGAAGAAAAGGGAAACTTGTCCGGCTACATAATATCCAGACGCTGCACTATGCCAGGCTACTGGATTTGATTCGTCTTGCGGAGCTTAGAAATTATGATCTGAAGGGATACAGGGAGCTGTTTTGTTTTTTATATCGATACTGGAGTTGTTGCCTCACTGATGATCCCGATGAGGCGCTGAGACAGATGATAGAGCTGAACGCTGGATTTAAGGAGCCGCTGTCTGAAAAAGAGGTGATCCGGGCGACAAAAAGCGCCGAGAAAGCGTGGATGGCTAAGAATGATGCGAAGGCGAATGAGGAGGCGAGGAAAAAAGGCTATCCCGGCGCCGGCTATAATCTGAAGAACTCTACGATCATTCGATGGCTGGACATCACGCCGGAGGAACAGCGACACTTGCAGACCATTATTGACGCCAATGAGAAGCGCCGGCGGAAACGGGAACGCGACAGGGCGAGGACAGGGGAGTTGCGCCGGGGACAAGGGCGAAGACAAGGGAGGAGTACCTCGAGGAACAACGGGAGCGAACGGAGGACAAGGCATGGCAACTGCAGAAGGCAATGGAGCGACACCCTGACGCGACAAATAAGCATCTGGCCATGA